The Pyrenophora tritici-repentis strain M4 chromosome 3, whole genome shotgun sequence genome has a window encoding:
- a CDS encoding DUF3405 multi-domain protein produces MASRFNPGKLFIRTRFNYEKVPGQDSQASSPLPLFSSKTWGNKYRQPAWANRIQRPRLSFARLITLAVTIVVLTSVLGTGIYRRHRWSSPQHGGDEGRKQYHWEHYPRLNGFFNGVRTLVPYGDWVSEQDYVKYSQSPNPEDNIKPKWPVMPKDNKEPPLDPKPFDPYKFDSPEYLKNHDEVKTCYLDEEEKVDLPDIYAYPGIPQNMTAPFFGSYEEIGFDDKVCFERFGRFGPYGYSYSRDEGGLDMDGKSEKAGADKIWSWEKKVDYRKVNWADAMKRCREKNAHRFDKNTTEKTEPAKKKVPRHAYVLRTWTGYKYSDYQILTLRAMINELALKSGGEYDVHFLLHVKDDSLPIWSSEEIYQKVIEDNLPKEFWGMATLWSEQQMRMYYPEPFPNNVYNHAKAPVHSVYRSAHFAMQWFAQARPEYDFYWNWEMDLRLSGHYYEFHNKIGEWAKRQPRKGLWERSSRYYIPELHGSWNNFTEMVEEELYNSDEKPVWGPPKFENTGMLPSPPETEPPHSYLQDNYEWGVGEEADIITFNPIFDPAKTNWVFRDDVTGYNLELPEPPRRCAIITVSRLSKRLLDLMHRETYLMKHHMFPEMWPPTVAFHHGLKAVYAAHPVYFDHNWPLENLEGTFNKPPKPTDSVFGWGEHNQLGNSFYYNAGFSSEWWRRWLGSRENDKGGPAEEEAGTGRLCMRNTLFHPVKYEKGSE; encoded by the exons ATGGCCTCGAGATTCAACCCAGGGAAGCTGTTCATCCGCACCCGCTTCAACTACGAAAAGGTGCCCGGCCAGGACAGCCAGGCCTCGTCCCCACTGCCGCTCTTCAGCAGCAAAACATGGGGCAACAAATACCGCCAGCCAGCGTGGGCGAACCGCATCCAGCGCCCACGTCTCTCGTTTGCGCGTCTCATCACCCTTGCCGTGACCATTGTAGTCCTCACCTCAGTTTTGGGTACTGGAATCTACAGGAGGCATAGGTGGAGTAGCCCACAACACGGTGGCGACGAAGGCCGGAAACAATACCACTGGGAGCACTACCCTCG ATTAAACGGATTCTTCAATGGTGTTCGCACCCTTGTCCCCTATGGCGACTGGGTGTCGGAGCAGGACTATGTCAAGTACTCTCAGAGCCCCAACCCAGAGGACAACATCAAGCCCAAGTGGCCTGTCATGCCAAAGGACAACAAGGAGCCGCCCCTCGACCCCAAGCCCTTCGACCCCTACAAGTTCGACTCTCCTGAGTACCTCAAGAACCATGATGAGGTCAAGACCTGCTACCTCGACGAGGAGGAGAAGGTCGACCTGCCCGACATCTACGCTTACCCCGGCATTCCCCAAAACATGACTGCGCCCTTCTTTGGTTCATACGAAGAAATCGGTTTCGACGACAAAGTGTGCTTTGAGCGCTTCGGCCGCTTCGGTCCCTACGGCTACTCCTACTCCCGTGACGAGGGCGGTCTCGACATGGACGGCAAGTCTGAAAAGGCCGGTGCCGACAAGATCTGGAGCTGGGAGAAGAAGGTCGACTACCGCAAGGTTAACTGGGCGGATGCCATGAAGCGATGCCGCGAGAAGAACGCTCACCGCTTCGACAAGAACACGACCGAAAAGACTGAGCCAGCCAAGAAGAAGGTTCCCCGTCACGCCTACGTTCTCCGCACCTGGACTGGCTACAAGTACAGCGACTACCAGATCCTCACTCTCCGTGCCATGATCAACGAGCTCGCTCTCAAGTCTGGTGGCGAGTACGACGTTCACTTCCTGCTCCACGTCAAAGACGACAGCCTGCCCATCTGGTCTTCGGAAGAAATCTACCAAAAGGTCATCGAGGACAACCTTCCCAAGGAATTCTGGGGCATGGCTACCCTCTGGTCCGAGCAGCAAATGCGCATGTACTACCCAGAGCCCTTCCCCAACAACGTCTACAACCACGCCAAAGCTCCAGTTCACTCCGTCTACCGCAGCGCCCACTTTGCCATGCAGTGGTTCGCCCAGGCTCGTCCTGAGTACGACTTCTACTGGAACTGGGAGATGGATCTCCGTCTCAGCGGTCACTACTACGAGTTCCACAACAAGATTGGCGAGTGGGCCAAGCGACAGCCCCGTAAGGGCCTGTGGGAGCGATCTTCTCGCTACTACATTCCTGAGCTCCACGGATCTTGGAACAACTTCACCGAGATGGTCGAGGAGGAGCTCTACAACAGCGATGAGAAGCCGGTTTGGGGCCCTCCCAAGTTTGAAAACACTGGCATGCTTCCCAGCCCTCCCGAGACGGAGCCGCCGCATTCTTACCTCCAGGACAACTACGAATGGGGTGTTGGCGAGGAAGCCGACATCATCACTTTCAACCCCATCTTCGATCCCGCCAAGACCAACTGGGTTTTCCGCGACGACGTAACAGGATACAACCTCGAGCTTCCGGAACCCCCAAGACGCTGCGCCATCATCACTGTTTCACGTCTGTCGAAACGACTACTCGATCTTATGCACCGCGAAACCTACCTCATGAAGCACCACATGTTCCCTGAGATGTGGCCACCGACGGTAGCGTTCCACCACGGCCTCAAGGCCGTCTATGCTGCACACCCCGTGTACTTTGATCACAACTGGCCTCTCGAGAACCTCGAAGGAACCTTTAACAAGCCCCCGAAGCCCACCGACAGCGTCTTCGGATGGGGCGAGCACAACCAACTCGGCAACAGCTTCTATTACAACGCCGGTTTCTCGTCCGAATGGTGGAGGAGATGGCTCGGCTCCCGCGAAAACGACAAGGGCGGCCCAGCTGAAGAAGAGGCTGGCACCGGCCGGTTATGcatgcgcaatacccttTTCCATCCAGTCAAGTACGAAAAAGGATCCGAGTGA